In Chlamydia serpentis, the following are encoded in one genomic region:
- the pheT gene encoding phenylalanine--tRNA ligase subunit beta, protein MRIPLALLQTYFSEPLSTKEILKACDHIGIEADIEKRTIHPFTSVITAKILHTVPHPNADKLRIATLTDGENEYQIVCGAPNCRSGLTVPVALPGAQVLDSQGKAYTIKKSKLRGIESQGMCCGADELGLYELQVQERALLELPETTPLGEDLSTFLGNTSLDISLTPNLGHCASLLGLAREICHVTHASLVIPNEFSFADLPTRTIEIGSDSDLCPLFCYVVISGISAKPSPMKLQGFLQALNQKSINAIIDVTNYIMLSLGQPLHAYDATQIALDSLRVEKVADPECLTLLNGEAPLLPQGITIVRDNNHILGLGGVMGGKVSSFQDSTTSIVLEAAYFLPEAIRASQKLLPIQSESAYRFARGIDPQNVLPALRAAIHYILEIFPEAKISPVYCSGQMAYVLKEVPLRPITLQRILGKTFSTEVISQKLRNLGFSLTMQENIVVVTVPSYRHDIHEEVDLVEEICRTESWKIENKHPVSSYTPIYALKREIAKFLADAGLQEFFTLDLLDPETAALRRGEKEEIVLPVSKHGTVLRSSLLPGLLKSAAINLNRQAPYVQAFEVGTVYTKNGMQYQETQTLGILLTENGESLSWMPQTRALSFYSLKGWVERILYHLGLSIDTFNLDPSDFSNFHPYQQGVLKKQKQLFSTLGMVHPELTKKAQIKYPVFFAELNLDLLCKIVKKTTKHYKPYAIYPSSFRDITLTVPEDLPADTLKRKLLNEGSKWLESVTIISIYQDKSLGTGNKNVSLRLLFQDYERTLSNQDIEEEYCRLVALLNELLTDTQGTINS, encoded by the coding sequence ATGCGGATTCCGTTAGCTTTATTGCAAACATACTTTTCAGAACCTCTTTCTACAAAGGAAATTTTAAAAGCTTGTGATCATATCGGCATAGAAGCTGATATTGAGAAACGAACGATACACCCCTTTACTTCCGTAATCACAGCAAAAATTCTCCATACTGTTCCGCATCCGAATGCAGATAAACTGCGCATAGCCACTCTTACCGATGGAGAAAACGAGTATCAAATTGTCTGTGGAGCTCCAAACTGCCGATCGGGATTAACTGTACCTGTTGCCCTCCCCGGAGCCCAAGTACTTGATAGTCAGGGCAAGGCTTATACAATAAAAAAATCAAAACTGCGTGGTATAGAATCCCAAGGGATGTGTTGTGGAGCTGACGAGTTAGGTCTTTATGAATTACAAGTTCAGGAGCGAGCTCTCTTAGAACTTCCAGAAACAACTCCTTTAGGCGAAGATCTCTCAACTTTTCTAGGCAATACTTCTTTAGATATCTCTTTAACCCCAAATCTAGGTCATTGCGCGTCTCTGTTGGGATTAGCCCGAGAAATCTGTCATGTCACTCACGCAAGCCTTGTGATTCCTAATGAATTCTCTTTTGCAGATCTTCCTACAAGAACTATAGAAATAGGCAGCGATTCTGATCTTTGCCCATTATTTTGTTATGTCGTCATTTCCGGGATCTCTGCTAAGCCTTCACCAATGAAACTTCAAGGGTTCTTACAGGCTCTCAACCAAAAATCTATAAATGCTATTATAGATGTTACCAACTATATCATGCTGTCTTTAGGGCAACCCTTGCACGCTTATGATGCAACTCAGATAGCCCTAGATTCTCTAAGAGTAGAAAAAGTTGCAGACCCAGAATGCCTAACCCTACTTAACGGAGAGGCCCCCCTCCTACCTCAAGGAATTACCATTGTCCGTGATAACAATCACATTCTAGGTCTTGGAGGTGTTATGGGAGGAAAAGTATCCTCTTTTCAAGATAGTACCACTTCCATAGTTCTGGAAGCTGCGTATTTTCTTCCTGAAGCTATCCGAGCCTCTCAAAAACTTCTCCCGATCCAGTCGGAATCTGCTTATAGGTTTGCACGCGGTATAGATCCACAAAATGTCTTACCAGCACTACGAGCTGCGATTCACTATATTTTAGAAATCTTTCCAGAAGCTAAAATCTCCCCAGTCTATTGCTCAGGACAAATGGCTTATGTGCTTAAAGAGGTTCCCTTACGACCTATAACCTTACAAAGGATTCTAGGAAAAACCTTCTCAACCGAAGTAATCTCCCAGAAGTTACGAAACCTAGGCTTCTCTTTAACTATGCAAGAAAATATTGTGGTAGTCACAGTTCCTTCATATCGCCACGATATTCATGAAGAAGTTGATCTTGTAGAAGAAATTTGTAGAACAGAATCCTGGAAAATAGAGAACAAACATCCTGTATCTTCTTATACGCCAATTTACGCACTAAAGCGTGAGATTGCTAAGTTTTTAGCAGATGCAGGACTTCAAGAGTTCTTCACTTTAGATTTATTGGATCCTGAAACAGCAGCTTTAAGAAGAGGAGAAAAAGAGGAAATTGTTCTTCCTGTTTCGAAACATGGAACAGTTTTAAGATCTTCATTACTTCCAGGGCTACTAAAAAGTGCCGCTATCAACTTAAATCGTCAAGCTCCTTATGTCCAAGCTTTTGAAGTTGGCACTGTATACACAAAAAATGGAATGCAATATCAAGAAACTCAAACTTTGGGGATTCTCTTAACAGAGAATGGAGAATCACTATCGTGGATGCCTCAAACTCGAGCCCTATCTTTTTATTCTTTAAAAGGTTGGGTAGAAAGAATTCTTTATCATCTAGGTTTATCAATAGATACTTTTAATCTAGATCCCAGTGACTTCTCTAATTTTCATCCTTACCAACAAGGGGTTCTGAAAAAGCAGAAACAACTCTTTAGTACTTTAGGCATGGTACACCCTGAGTTAACAAAAAAGGCTCAAATTAAATATCCTGTGTTTTTTGCGGAGCTAAACCTGGATCTTCTATGTAAAATAGTGAAAAAAACAACCAAACACTATAAACCTTATGCGATTTACCCCTCATCTTTTAGGGATATTACTCTGACAGTACCTGAAGACCTACCTGCGGATACACTAAAAAGAAAACTTTTAAATGAAGGATCTAAATGGCTTGAAAGTGTAACCATTATCAGTATATATCAAGATAAAAGCTTGGGCACAGGGAATAAAAATGTTTCTCTTAGACTTCTATTTCAAGATTATGAGCGAACATTATCTAACCAAGACATCGAAGAAGAATATTGTCGTTTGGTAGCTTTACTTAACGAATTGCTAACTGACACTCAAGGAACTATCAATTCATGA